In Oryza sativa Japonica Group chromosome 3, ASM3414082v1, one DNA window encodes the following:
- the LOC4332478 gene encoding probable sugar phosphate/phosphate translocator At3g11320 produces MTAKGGAAPSPGGAGGLPNGRFFTVGLVTAWYSSNIGVLLLNKYLLSNYGFKYPIFLTMCHMSACALLSYAAIAWLRVVPMQLVRSRVQLAKIAALSLVFCGSVVSGNVSLRYLPVSFNQAVGATTPFFTAVFAYIMTVKRESWVTYLTLVPVVTGVMIASGGEPSFHLFGFIMCIGATAARALKTVLQGILLSSEGEKLNSMNLLLYMAPIAVILLLPATIFMEDNVVGITIELAKKDTTIVWLLLFNSCLAYFVNLTNFLVTKHTSALTLQVLGNAKGAVAVVVSILIFRNPVSVTGMLGYTLTVIGVILYSESKKRNKP; encoded by the exons ATGACGGCCaagggcggcgccgcgccgtcgccgggcggcgcgggcggcctcCCGAACGGCCGCTTCTTCACCGTGGGGCTCGTCACCGCCTGGTACTCCTCCAACatcggcgtcctcctcctcaacaAGTACCTCCTCAGCAACTACGGCTTCAAGTACCCAATCTTCCTCACCATGTGCCACATGTCCGCCTGCGCCCTCCTCTCCTACGCCGCCATCGCCTGGCTCCGCGTCGTCCCCATGCAGCTCGTCCGCTCCCGCGTCCAGCTCGCCAAGATCGCCGCCCTCAGCCTCGTCTTCTGCGGCTCCGTCGTCTCCGGCAACGTCTCGCTCCGCTACCTCCCCGTCTCCTTCAACCAGGCCGTCGGCGCCACCACCCCCTTCTTCACCGCCGTCTTCGCCTACATCATGACCGTCAAGAGGGAGTCCTGGGTCACCTACCTCACCCTCGtccccgtcgtcaccggcgTCATGATCGCCAGCGGA GGAGAGCCTAGCTTTCATCTGTTTGGATTCATCATGTGCATTGGGGCCACTGCTGCAAGGGCATTGAAGACGGTGTTGCAAGGAATCCTCCTTTCATCCGAGGG GGAGAAGCTTAATTCTATGAATTTGCTTTTATACATGGCTCCAATTGCTGTTATTCTCTTGCTCCCTGCTACCATCTTCATGGAGGACAACGTTGTTGGCATTACAATAGAACTGGCCAAAAAGGACACCACGATTGTTTGGTTGCTGCTGTTCAATTCCTGTTTGGCATATTTTGTCAATTTGACCAATTTCTTGGTGACTAAGCATACTAGTGCATTGACTCTACAG GTCCTAGGTAACGCGAAAGGTGCTGTGGCAGTTGTTGTCTCAATTCTAATATTCAGGAATCCCGTATCTGTAACCGGAATGCTCGGTTACACTCTTACAGTTATAGGCGTAATTCTTTACAGTGAATCCAAAAAACGCAACAAGCCCTGA
- the LOC4332479 gene encoding probable RNA-binding protein ARP1 has translation MTMMGGQPQQTPPPPQVVQVQQPAAAFGDTTLTKVFVGGLAWETHKDTLREHFERFGDILEAVIISDKLTGRSKGYGFVTFKEADAAKKACEDATPVINGRRANCNLASLGAKPRAQPPHLLRPSPPATPGPHAPALPSPHHHQPAPAIAVGSRGVSPVPWYYHPSTTPPPPPPPAAHYAAHGGHHQQYHGVLPFYPAATTYGYSPNYVADLSYNAKLGQAAAAHGTNGAYLQGHFSYPAAAQGGMLAANGMMPVYPYYQYHYHGAQGLGVPAAHFFPPVSAAAVTTVPAIISKPTVMAPPKVEQVTGCS, from the exons ATGACGATGATGGGCGGGCAGCCGCAgcagacaccgccgccgccgcaggtggtgcaggtgcagcagccggcggcggcgttcggtGACACGACACTGACCAAGGTGTTCGTGGGAGGACTGGCGTGGGAGACGCACAAGGACACGCTCCGCGAGCACTTCGAGCGCTTCGGCGACATCCTCGAGGCCGTCATCATCTCCGACAAGCTCACCGGCCGCTCCAAGGGCTACGGATTC GTGACGTTCAAGGAGGCGGACGCGGCCAAGAAGGCGTGCGAGGACGCCACACCGGTCATCAACGGCCGCCGCGCCAACTGCAACCTCGCGTCCCTCGGCGCCAAGCCGCGCGCCCAgccgccgcacctcctccgcccctcgccgccggcaacccCGGGGCCGCACGCCCCCGCGCTTCCCTCCCCTCACCACCACCAGCCCGCGCCAG CCATCGCGGTGGGGTCCAGGGGCGTGTCGCCGGTGCCGTGGTACTACCACccctccacgacgccgcctccgccgccgccgccggccgcgcacTACGCCGCCCATGGCGGCCACCACCAGCAATACCACGGCGTTCTCCCCTTctaccccgccgccaccacctacgG GTACTCCCCGAACTACGTCGCTGACCTGAGCTACAACGCG AAGCTAGgccaggcggcagcggcgcatgGCACGAACGGGGCCTACCTGCAGGGGCACTTCTCgtacccggcggcggcgcagggaggCATGCTCGCGGCGAACGGGATGATGCCCGTGTACCCGTACTACCAGTACCACTACCATGGCGCGCAGGGCCTGGGCGTCCCCGCCGCCCACTTCTTCCCGCCGGTCTCGGCCGCAGCCGTCACCACCGTGCCCGCCATCATCTCCAAGCCCACCGTCATGGCCCCTCCCAAAG TGGAGCAGGTGACGGGATGCAGTTGA
- the LOC136355555 gene encoding protein NRT1/ PTR FAMILY 8.4-like: MVWLQDNFGWLVGFGVPALCTVLAMASFLLGSAMYRYHQAPASWQNCGSWTTRRGCGGGGGVIVGGGGGEAAAAAAQPWRLCTVTQVDELKVIVRMLPVWTRATGIVYCMVLVQQPLFTVQGRAMRRRLGFGAGAFAIPAASLHSVYAAAMLILVPLYDAAVVPAVRRLTSNKRGLTEMQRIGAGMTLSVAAMAAAATVEGRRLAVGKAAARLGSGKRRAEQQFGGGGDGAVSATTSSPRRQRGAGCWKRRARPWRRTS, translated from the exons atggtGTGGCTGCAGGACAACTTCGGCTGGCTCGTCGGCTTCGGCGTCCCGGCTCTCTGCACCGTCCTCGCCATGGCCAGCTTCCTCCTCGGCTCCGCCATGTACAGGTACCACCAGGCACCAGCCTCATGGCAGAACTGTG GTTCTTGGACAACGCGgcgaggctgcggcggcggtggcggtgtcatcgttggtgggggggggggcgaggctgcggcggcagcggcgcagccGTGGAGGCTGTGCACAGTGACGCAGGTGGATGAGCTGAAGGTGATCGTGCGGATGCTGCCGGTGTGGACCAGGGCCACCGGGATCGTCTACTGCATGGTGCTCGTCCAGCAGCCGCTCTTCACGGTGCAGGGCCgcgccatgcgccgccgcctcgggttCGGAGCTGGCGCGTTTGCCATCCCGGCGGCGTCGCTCCACTCTGTCTACGCCGCCGCCATGCTCATCCTCGTGCCGCTCTACGATGCCGCGGTAGTGCCCGCGGTGCGGCGGCTCACCAGCAACAAGAGGGGGCTGACCGAGATGCAGCGCATCGGTGCCGGCATGACGCTGtccgtcgccgccatggccgccgcggcgaccgtCGAGGGGAGACGGCTGGCGGTGGggaaggcagcggcgcggctcggctccGGCAAGCGCCGAGCGGAGCAACAGTTCGGTGGGGGTGGAGATGGAGCGGTGTCGGCGACGACGTCTTCTCCCCGACGGCAGCGCGGAGCTGGATGCTGGAAAAGACGAGCACGGCCGTGGCGCCGAACGAGTTGA